CTATAACAAAGCCCCACAAGCTGACGATTCCCAATGCAATGTAatattgtgggttttgttttcattttgtcttttgtttcatttgcttatttgtttcctattttgcctggttttctttgaggAGAGTGGAGTTGGGGTAagttaagacagagtctcactatgagACTGGCCTCAGAcatataatcctcctgcctcagcctcccaagtgctgggatgacaggcatgtgctgtCAAAGCCCCTGTAATCAAGCTTGTAAAagatttttaaactgtttttgtttttttttaaatatttatttatttattatgtatacaatagtctgtctgtgtgtatgtctgcaggccagaagagggcaccagacctcattacagatggttgtgagccaccatgtggttgctgggaattgaactcaggacctttggaagagcaggcaatgctcttaaccactgagccatctctccagcccccttaaaacggttttgtagattttatttattttgttattctatATTATGAGCCCACCCAGGTCAGAAGGGagctttggatcccctgggactgaagttacagacatttgtggaccaccatgtgggtgctgagagttaaatcttttttttttttttaaatatttatttatttatgatgtatacaatgttctgtctgtgtgtatgcctgaaggccagaagagggcgccagacctctttacagatggttgtgagccaccatgtggttgctgggaattgaactcaggacctttggaagagcaggcaatgctcttaaccactgagccatctctccagccccctgagagTTAAATCTAcatcctccggaagagcagccaactctccagcccttgttctattcttttgtagccctggctgtcctgaaactcactcagcagaccaggctggccttgaactcacagagatccacctgcctctgcctcctgaccgctgggattaaaggcgtgcaccaccaccatccaattCCTtactttattcttaattatgtatatgcgtgtgtgtgcctgtgggggggtatgcatgtgtgttcctgtggggggggatatgcgtgtgtgtgcctgttgggggatatgcgtgtgtgtgcctgtgggggggtatatgcatgtgtgtgcctgtgggggggggaatgtgcatgtgtgtgcctgggggggggggaatgtgcatgtgtgtgcctgggggggatatgtgtgtgtgcctgtggagggggatatgcatgtgtgtgcaatgcccagagaggccagaagagggtgtcagactccttgagctggaattacaggtggttgccATGAGCctgatgtcagtgctgggaaccaaaggtgctcttaaccactgagccagctctccagccctgctgtCATTGTTTAGAACAAAAGTCCAGAACGTGTCTTTCTGAGTTAAGATCAAGGGATCTAAGGACTGACTCCTGTCAGTCGCTCTAGAGAGACTCCACTCCTGGCTGTTTTCAGTTTCCAGgccccacccccctccccatgctctcttctctgtcttccaagttttTTTCCCACACTCTGTcgtctggctccctcttctgcctcccaagcccaCATGTTAAACACTGTGTTTATACTGGGCCCACCCGGATAATCCTGGATAATCCGTTTATGGTAAGGTCAGATGACTAATGACTTGAACTACTTCAGGAGCCCTGTTTCCGTTTGCGGAGTAACCTGACAGATTTGTAAATTCCAAGCACTGGGATGGTGACATCTTTGGTGGTGTTGGTGTGGAGGTGACATTCTGCCTAATGCAGGTGGTCAGACGTAGCCAGAGAATATAAGAGATGGGGtccgggcggtgatggtgcacacctttaatcccagcacttgggaagcagaggaaggtggatctctatgagttcaaggccagcctggtctacagagctaattccagctaaggctgttgcacagagaaaccctgtatcaaaaaccaaaaagagagagaggagagagagagagagaaaggaaggaggggggctgggaagatggctcagcagttaagagtaatTGCTGCTTTTATAGAGGACCAGACTTTGGttccctgctgtgggataatgctcttgtacactgtaaagatttgtcactcatattaatttaataaaacattgattggccagtagccaggcaggaagtataggtggggcaaccagactaagaattctgggaagaggaaaggcacaaAATCAATCACCAGccggacacagaggaagcaagatgagaatgccttagtgagaaaaggtaccaagccacatggctaaacataaacaagaattgtgggttgatgtaagttgtaagaactagttaataataagcctgagctaagaggccaaacagttaataattaatataagtccctgtgtgtttctttgggactgaatggctgtgggaccgaGTGGAGCAGAAACTCTGTCTACAGTTCCCAGGACACATATGGAGGCTAACAACCTCCCTTAACAGCAGTTACATGAGATCTGATATTCTTTTCTGGTGTCTGTGGTCACCAGGCATGCAGTCAAAGGGCCGTGACTTCAACCTTGTTGCACTGGGGTGATGGGAGCTCATTAGTGATTTGTCTAGTTTTAAATGGAGATGCTATGGTTTGCATACGCTTTGCTGGTGTTCCTCTCTAGTCTCCAGGGTGGGGATATTGAGAGATGTGGGACTTTTAAGAGGTGGGGTCTAGTGGGAGGTAGGAGGGAGATTAATGGAGACTTGTCAGAGTGAATTAGCACCCTTGGCAAAGGATTTCTATTGGAAGAGTGAGCTTTGTCTCCGATGGCGTGCCCCAGAGCATCTGATCACTGGGAAGCCTCTGGTCCTGAACTTGAAGCTTCAGCCACTGTGGTCGGCACCTGCTCTCTTCTTCCTAAAAGGAGGGGAATGGGTTTGACACTGGGGCAGCAGGAAGCTCCCTTTCTAAAAGCTTTGAGAGCCTTGCACATGGAATAAGGGCCTTCCTATAGGGACACCCACAGCCCTTCCTGCGCTAGCGTCTGCCACAGCCAACTCAGGGGTGAGGAGGTAGAGAGGACACTGTAGGCTCTGTCTGTCATGGAACCGTGTTAACTAGGCCAGtgagtcaccaggcttggtgcaCTGCAGCACACTGGGATGTTGTCTtcctctccccgcccccagcGCTCAGAACACCCAGGCTCCTGTTCAGTCTCCAGGAATCTGCCTGGGCTGGTCCAGCGTCCCAGAAACTCAAGATCGACTCTAGGGACTCCCAGAGAGGACGGTGTTTAGAGGTGAGGCTCCTTAATGAAGGAGAAGCCTAGGTGGGAGAAGAAAATAATGAGGGCTTtttggaggaaaagagaaggggaaaaaagaaggggAATAGAGCTGAGAAGTGAGGCGTGGAGAGCAAGAATCCGGACACCGGGCAACTCTGACGTCTCAGTTCAATCAGtatttattgttttccttctccGTGGGAGGAGGCGTGAGACAGAAAACACTAAACCAAATTACGAAGAGAAACTGGGAACATGCGCCCTCCAGAGGCACAGGAGGTGTACTGCCCAGGTACTAGAGAAGGGACCTAGGACTCCAGGAAAGCAAAGAGTTTGCACAAAGTTCACAAAGTTTATTGAGCCCTGTCCAGGATCCCAAGAGAGCCGGGAGTCTGTGCCAGGCTCTGCCGATGCCCTGGGGGTCCACACGCACAGGACAGTATCTGTGGTAACCTAACAGGGGCTCAGATGGCGAGCAGAGGAGGCTCGGGTGCGTTGGGAGTGGGTCTGGTAGGGTGGAGAGGTCACTGAGAAATGCGGGGTGATGGGCTGGATCTCGCCTTATTTGGCAAACGGGCAGAGGCACGGTTGACTTGGAGTGTTTCAAGGACTTCCCAGTCAAGAACCCGAATAAGTGAGCTTTAAGGTGGGTGATCAGGCAGAGAGGGCACCACAGCGGAATGGGAGGGCAGCaccaggagaggagaaagggacgGAGTCCACCATCGCCGGCGCCGAATAAGGGTGACCAGAGCCTGCGGCACAGGGCTCTCCTGGAAGGCGGGCAGGAAACATCTTCCAGTTGGGAGATGGCTGGCTTGTGTGACTTAAGGCTTGTCAAGTGGCTCTCCCTGTGGCAGGAAAACTTCCGGATCTGCCAACTGGGGCCCCAGAGGCTTCACTTGAGCCAGAATGTCCCGGATGGAACGGCAGGGCACCTTTCCAGGGCTGTTGAGACCACAAGGCTTGACTACCACGGTGGGGACAGACTGAGGAGAGCCATTCAGACCTCCGTTCAGTGTAGAGGAGGAAACGGAAAGGCAGGGGTAGCCGGGAGAGCTAGACTTGCTGCCGCAGGGCTGGAGGACAATTTTGCCGGTGGAGAGGGAGGAGCTTCCCCCACCGATGGAGCCGGTGCCTGGTGGGGAGCAGGGCCCCTGGGAAGCACCGCTGCCGCAGGGCTGGAAGGAGGTAGAGGAGCTGCTGGAAGTGATCTGAATTCTCGAACCGGAGCAAGGCCCCTTAGAACCGACACCACAGGGCTGGACTCCGCCACTGCCCACGGGCTGGAACACGATGCCCGAGGCTGGGTAGGCATTGGAACTGGAAGAGCTGTAGCTGGGGATGATGGGATTGCCGGAGAAGTACTTGCCCTCCGAGACTGGGGGCCCAGCCGCAAAGGAGGGGGCCCCTGGCGAGCCCTTGACAGGGTTGTCCTTGGTGAAGTAGCCCACGGGGTAAATTTTACCCCCACTGTAGGTCATGCCTGGGGCCAGATAACTGTTGGCAGAGCCACCCACCACCTCGTAGCCGCCATAGGGTTTCTGGACAGAGGTGATGGGAGGACAGGGCTTGCCCGAGGGGCCGCCGTTGCTACAGGGCATGCCTTGAAACCCTCCAGGACCACCAGAGCCGTGTTGCTCCACCACTACCACTACAGGCCTCTGCCCGCCCGAGACGGTGTGAGAGCTGGAGATGTAGGGCCCGGAGTGTGTGACGACGGGACCCCCACTGCAGGGAGAGTCGGGCACGTTGGAGCTACAGGGCCGCTGGTTGGAAATGCTGCTAGACACCACGGAGCTGTGGGAAGTGTAGGAGCCTCCCGACTGGAAGGTGCCTGAGGTCTGGCGGGAAGAGCTGTCATCGGTTGGCAGAGCAGAGCCATTTCCTGGTCCCTCCCGGGTACTACTTCCTGAGCTTCCAGACTGAGAGCTGCTGCTTACCCAACGGGAACTGCTGCTTCCTGTCTGAGAActgctgcttcctgtctggtaATGGCTGCCTCCTGTCTGATAGCTGCTGCTTCCTGAGTGGGAGCCACTGCTTCCTGAGTGGGAGCCACTGGAGTGGGAGCTGCTGCTTCCTTGCTGAGATCCGCTGCTTCCTTGCTGAGATCCGCTGCTTCCTTGCTGAGATCCGCTGCTTCCAGACTGGAAGGAGCCAGACCCAGAAGAATAGGGGTTCTGGGAATACCCTGTTCCTGGTTTAAAGATCAGAGATCCTGAAGAAGCTCCCTGGGAACTGCTGGATCCACCGTGGCTGCTGAGGCTGCTGGAGCCAGCCTTTCCAATGAGACAAGGGTTGTTGGGAGAGGTGATCCTCGTGGGGTCCTTACAGGGGTCTGAGAGCGTCCCGATGCTCTTCGCCAAGGTTCCTGGAGGAGAGTAATGTCTGTAAGGACTAGATTGAAACGGGCTCCCCGCCCCCAGTTGTCTGCCCTGTCTCCACAGAGGAACCCAGGCAAGTTCAGAGGTAGAAAAAGGAAGAACTGGCTATCGTCTGTGAAGGAAATGAGGGTGACAGGGTCAGGGTAGTTTTATTGTTCTAGCTGTGGGGATTGAGGGCAGAGGTCATGTCTTCGATAACAACGGATGGTAAAACTCTGAAATGATGGACATCAAAGGAGCACCCTTCAGATTGGGGGGGGCAGAAACACCGGTCAGGAACGAGACAGAGTGAAGGGGGGGCAGGACGATCGCGGGTCAGGCCGTAGAACCAAACAGAAGAACATAGAAGGCAAAGCAGGGGTCGGGGGCATAGGCGGAGCGTTggctagcatgcacaagaccgtAGGTTTGGTACCaccagaggagggggagggtgtgCGGAGACAGGAAAGGGCAGAGGTGCCGCTTACAGAAGGCGAGCACCCGTCATAGCTGGTACTCTGTCGCCAGCTCCCTAGTGAGAGTCCAGACTGCAGAAGGAGTGGGTCAGCAGGGTGCCTGCTTCCTGTCCCAGCACTGGCCAGGCCAGCAAACCTTGGGTGGGGGCCAGGATGTGGGGGCACTCATCTGTTGCTTCAGAACCTGCCTGTACCAGTGTGACAGGACACCGCACCCTAAGCCACCCCTGCTGTCCCTGTCCCAGCCCAGGGAGCCCATGGAACCCTCCTCCCCATGACTATCAtcagcctccctctctcccacccagcCATCACACGCACCTGCTGCCCCCATTCTGGCTACCTTGGGCCGTCTTTAGACCTggacctctgtcctctcctctgccctccacccactGACGCTCGGCTCCTAGCTTCACACTCCTTTGGCCTCAGTCTCTCTGTAAAGCTCTCACCTCTGTGTTCTGCCCACCCCGACCCCTTCAGAGCCACACATCAACAGGTGACTAACCTTCTCTGGGTGATATAGTCAAAGAGGCAAAGAACGTCATGCCCTTCCCACACAGCCACCAGGAAGGCCATTTAATAGCATCTCTCTGGACCACGTGTCCAAAAACAGTGAATGAgacatggcagttcataaccaATATTCATGTTAGAGTGGTCCACCAGCAGCCAGTCTGCTGTGGTCTGCAAAGTCCCCAGCCTCATCTCCAAAGGCTCTGGTGTACCCCACAACAAACCCTCCCCGCCTGTCCCTTCACCCCTCAGTGTGGGATACACATCGCCCAGCCTGGGCTCAGGATCCTGGATGCCCTGCTTCTAACTGCAGTCTGAAGCCAGTTTCCTTCCCCTCAGGCCTTCCGGATCCTGAGCTGCAGAGTGGGAAGGGCAAACTATCACACAGGTCTCAGAACATTAGTGTGTGGAAAGGGCTGGCTACAGTCTAGCGTTTCAAAAGGCTCTAAGCTGAGCGttgtggtggtgcttgcctgcAATCGCATGTCTGCCGtcttagctctcaggaggctgggctacaaagcaagaccttgtcaaaaaattacacacacacacacacacacacatatatatatatatgatataaaaggGCCAAGTATATAGTAGATCACTtaacaagcatgcatgcatgaggcCTGGGGCTTAACTCCCAGAAcctcagtaaaaataaaataaataaacgcAAGTTAATTAATACATCTAAAATGCTTGTAAAAGGCGGTTCTGGAAATGGTAGCAATTGTTATTCCTATAAGACACCTAGATCCTATCTTCTAGCGGGGCTACCGCCACTCCCACCCCATCTAGAACTTCCAAGCTGTGCCATTTGATCTGAGATGGAGCCTGGGGTTTGACGATAGTCGCCTTATGTCTAGGCTTCAGAAACAAGCTCAGAACATTTACATAGGACTTGAGGATGGCGCAGAGGCAGAGCGCCTGCCTGCTCAGCCCCCGTGGAGCAAAGGAAGTGTCCAGACAAGGATGAGGAGCAGTCCTAGTTAGCCTGTGCCCCTCTCCTGGACCCTGTGCTGCAGGCCCTGGATGGCCCCCAGCCGCTCTGACCTAGCCCTGTGTTCCACGCTGTCCCTCTCCCAAGGCCCCAGACTCCTACCTGGTAGAATGAGACTGGCCAGCAACAATGCCATCAGCCCGTGCCCGCCCACACACCCCATCCTGGGTGCCCGAGAGGAGCTCATTGTGCACGGTGTGGCCTCCAGACTGACAGAAGCTCACGGACACCGGGACCTTTATGCTGGGGCTGGACATTCTCTGGGCAGGAGTCactgtggggaggaggagagatggagggggaggctGCCTGAGGGAACTTGGTGtggcaggaggctgaagcaatCAGGTATCACATGTGTCTACTCAGCAGCAGTGATGGCTGCAGGGGACCCGAGGCCACTGGGCACGAGCCCCTACCCTGGCTGGCCTTCCCGAGGTCCTCATTGCCTAATCTAGAGCCAGCTGCTCTGCCCTGGGTCCACCCCCTCGAGGGTGGCCACTCTCACCCAGGGACCCAGTCACTCTGCTCTTCCCTCCCTGGCCTGCCCAGATCCCATCCTCCCAGTGTCCCTCCACTGGAAGAAGGGTGGACATTTTAGCTTTCCCTCCTGACCCCAAGAAGCACCCTGCCCCTGCCCGTCCCCAACTCTGCTGGGGCTCACATTGTTGCCCCCATCAGCTTGTTTCCTTGGCTTCCGTTACTCAGTCTTCCCTTCCTGCTTCGGATCTGAAGATCTGCCATCACCCCGGACTCCCTTAGAGCTGCTGCCTTAGTACCAGCCTGCCGCAGGCCTAGGAAAGTGTCCCATCGCCAAGCAAGCCCTTTTCCCTTCTCAGAAGCAACATCCACATACTAAAAACCTGAGGGTTCCTTTCTGGGGGCTCTTGGgacagttgggcggtggtggggaaCCATGGTTACCAGAGCTTGGATGAGGGAGAGGCCTGGGTTGGGACCCCTGTCATAGCTGGGCCTCAGTGACTCACAGGCCGCTCACAGTGCTCACAGTCCCCATCCCATGGTAGTGACCCAGACTCAGGAGGATGAGCAAGAGGCCAATGAGGCTAATTGGGAAGGTGGTGGCCAGGCTGCCCATTAGCCTGCCCCTTGGCCTGGATGGACAAACAGAAAGCATCCGAGGCTTGAGCCTGAGTAAGAAGGGTCGGATCAGCTGCTGGGTCCCTGAAGGAAGAAGGGTCAGAGACCTGGGACCCAGAAAGAAGGAGGTGGTTTCTCCTGCACTAATGTGACCCAGGCCCCACCCCAGCCAGCTACTCACTAGCACTGTGGGAGTATCAGTATCAGTTTGCCCTCCCTCGgtccctcctcccctcactccttccAGAGGTCCCTCTCTTCACAGGGGCATCTCTGTCCCTCCAGCCCTTGGCTtggcccctccctttctccctgccctgccctgagtTCTGAGAATGTGGCCTGTGTCATAAAACCCCAGCTCTGCCCAGGCCACACAGGCTACAAATGCTTACAATGGGACTGGTGTACCTCACTGATGCTTACAGTGGGACTGGTGTATCTCACTGATGCTCACAGTGGGACTGGTGTACCTCACTGATGCTCACAGTGGGACTGGTGTACCTCACTGATGCTCACAGTGGGACTGGTGTAACTCACTGATGCTTACAGTGGGACTGGTGTAACTCACTGATGCTTACAATGGGACTGGTGTAACTCACTGATGCTTACAATGGGACTGGTGTACCTCACTGATGCTTACAGTGGGACTGGTGTACCTCACTGATGCTTACAGTGGGACTGGTGTACCTCACTGATGCTTACAGTGGGACTGGTGTAGCTCACTGATGCTTACAGTGGGACTGGTGTACCTCACTGATGCTTACAGTGGGACTGGTGTAGCTCACTGATGCTTACAGTGGGACTGGTGTACCTCACTGATGCTCACAGTGGGACTGGTGTACCTCACTGATGCTCACAGTGGGACTGGTGTAGCTCACTGATGCTTACAGTGGGACTGGTGTAGCTCACTGATGCTTACAATGGGACTGGTGTAACTCACTGATGCTTACAGTGGGACTGGTGTAACTCACTGATGCTCACAGTGGGACTGGTGTACCTCACTGATGCTTACAATGGGACTGGTGTACCTCACTGAGGTTTTTATGTTtgatttaatataattaaatttaaacaaCCTCATGCAGCTACAGGCCTGTCTGGTCCTTCACTTCCTGTGGTGCCTagaggaaggactgggaaggagaaagtcCAGGGAGCCCTGCAGAAAGCAGTGACTAGAATATAAGCCCCGAGCTGGGTAATGGACTGGGACCACGAAACAACCGAGGCTTTGGAACTGAGATGACAGGGGTTTAAATCCTGCCCTGTCCTGGGCTTTGACAACCGAGACTTTGGAACCGAGACGACAGGGGTTTAAATCCTGCCTAGTCCCGGGCTTCCAgccatttgatttctttcttcacctGTAaagtgggaggtggggtgggagccCTGAAGTTGGAACCCGAGGCCTTGCTCATATCGGGCTGTTGGTCAAGTGTGGCGTAGCATTGAGTTACTTCTCCTTCTACCAGactgtttctataatttccttgTTTTAATTTCATGTGGGTGTGtggtttgcctacatgtgtgtaagTGCAGTCCTTGTGTGTAGTTCctgaagaggccaggagagggcactgatttc
The nucleotide sequence above comes from Microtus pennsylvanicus isolate mMicPen1 chromosome 7, mMicPen1.hap1, whole genome shotgun sequence. Encoded proteins:
- the Cdsn gene encoding corneodesmosin, which codes for MSSSRAPRMGCVGGHGLMALLLASLILPGTLAKSIGTLSDPCKDPTRITSPNNPCLIGKAGSSSLSSHGGSSSSQGASSGSLIFKPGTGYSQNPYSSGSGSFQSGSSGSQQGSSGSQQGSSGSQQGSSSSHSSGSHSGSSGSHSGSSSYQTGGSHYQTGSSSSQTGSSSSRWVSSSSQSGSSGSSTREGPGNGSALPTDDSSSRQTSGTFQSGGSYTSHSSVVSSSISNQRPCSSNVPDSPCSGGPVVTHSGPYISSSHTVSGGQRPVVVVVEQHGSGGPGGFQGMPCSNGGPSGKPCPPITSVQKPYGGYEVVGGSANSYLAPGMTYSGGKIYPVGYFTKDNPVKGSPGAPSFAAGPPVSEGKYFSGNPIIPSYSSSSSNAYPASGIVFQPVGSGGVQPCGVGSKGPCSGSRIQITSSSSSTSFQPCGSGASQGPCSPPGTGSIGGGSSSLSTGKIVLQPCGSKSSSPGYPCLSVSSSTLNGGLNGSPQSVPTVVVKPCGLNSPGKVPCRSIRDILAQVKPLGPQLADPEVFLPQGEPLDKP